One genomic window of Streptomyces sp. NBC_01498 includes the following:
- a CDS encoding class I SAM-dependent methyltransferase, with amino-acid sequence MSTTRTAAELDQEAAVRRVLEDFYRDGKPPWDNGITPPELVALTEGPGALMPGQVLELGCGTGTNAVYLARHGWRVTAVDLVDRAVRQAREKADAAGADVTVLCGDATRLDEVGVPGPYDLFFDLSCYCGIPPHRREAYAAGLTKRAASGACLLMFGYGPGAFDDSWSGVTADELRARFAGWQLDDVTPGTNPVPTFWFTLRRGADSA; translated from the coding sequence ATGAGTACGACTCGGACAGCTGCGGAGCTTGACCAAGAGGCGGCTGTGCGCCGCGTGTTGGAGGACTTCTACCGGGACGGCAAGCCGCCGTGGGACAACGGCATCACGCCGCCCGAGCTGGTGGCCCTGACAGAGGGGCCCGGCGCCCTGATGCCGGGCCAGGTCCTCGAACTCGGCTGCGGCACCGGGACCAACGCGGTGTACCTGGCCCGGCACGGCTGGCGGGTGACTGCCGTCGACCTGGTCGACCGCGCGGTACGGCAGGCTCGGGAGAAGGCCGACGCCGCAGGAGCGGACGTCACGGTGCTGTGCGGGGACGCCACCCGTCTCGACGAGGTGGGCGTGCCCGGTCCGTACGACCTGTTCTTCGACCTGAGCTGCTACTGCGGGATTCCACCGCACCGCCGCGAAGCCTACGCAGCCGGCCTCACCAAGCGCGCCGCCTCCGGTGCGTGTCTGCTGATGTTCGGGTACGGGCCCGGGGCGTTTGACGACTCGTGGTCCGGCGTCACTGCGGACGAACTCCGCGCCAGGTTCGCCGGGTGGCAGCTGGACGACGTGACGCCCGGCACGAACCCGGTCCCGACTTTCTGGTTCACGCTGCGCCGCGGCGCCGACTCCGCGTGA
- a CDS encoding signal peptidase I: MLLGHFKEIGDARHSEAVEIKWGVHPRGDARARWVAGEERTALLVLVSGRFRVELPGRSVLLERQGDYVVWGRGVDHSWVAEEESVVLTVRWPSVAGYAVPDPASA; encoded by the coding sequence CTGCTCCTCGGGCACTTCAAAGAGATCGGCGATGCGCGCCACAGCGAGGCCGTGGAGATCAAATGGGGTGTCCATCCCCGTGGTGACGCGCGGGCGCGGTGGGTGGCGGGAGAGGAGCGGACAGCTCTGCTCGTACTCGTGAGTGGCCGCTTCCGCGTCGAACTGCCCGGCCGCAGTGTCCTGTTGGAGCGGCAGGGCGACTACGTCGTATGGGGGCGCGGTGTCGACCACTCGTGGGTCGCGGAGGAGGAGTCGGTGGTGCTGACGGTGCGGTGGCCGTCCGTGGCCGGGTACGCCGTGCCGGACCCGGCCTCGGCATGA
- a CDS encoding ATP-binding protein, whose product MYPTDPTDPTRSADRRPAGELPAGPAHAAHPAGGDGTGPADPARAERADERPAETTGADRLSPWLTQPAPARTVELISGDFLITVNPVDGSEIEPCPPGSQPPAPVRLGADERAELRRAGRPPIPPGPGAPPLPLLERRDERDRLVALLGRGRSVRLTGSAGSGRTALLEAVAADCETLAPDGVVRLSGHHRTVTELLYELYAAVFRSPLHRPDRAGLRDLVRGIGAVVVVDDLEFGGDTLDELLEAAPECAFLLAVTPDVDAPISRSPLEEVLLGGLGRAASLDLLERATGRPLTDEEANWAGDLWFESEGLPQRFVQAGALLRGRDRLRAGPDAYEADGVLVHELAEPAYDRGPGDGPAGFAADGYDVPAPLPTLGEGAAPAGLLASRLGDAARETLRFAVALGGEVPHQAHLPALVGDTHADAAVGELMSSGLLSPVGARYRLAAGAVAQLEAEGYGEGATARAHTAVQHFTWWAGHPSVTPRRASTEADALLAALTPLLSSGEAGHASAAVLLARAAAPAFMAGLHWGAWERALRAGQEAARIAGEVAEEAYFHHELGILALCVGSLDRARAELETSISMRGAVADRRGTLSGRRALALVTDREQGNTPAVFLAADYEPPASPARGTSMVVPVLRQPSPDERLTLVTRRDGPRAIGGAPRGSAGRRRPVLGGARRNLVAAGAGAVLAAVLGTVVTLGATGNDTSPTDRVQTDRSTDDEGTGDYDAGTPTDASTKRPAEPGSVPVKAGRSTTPSPSTSGATESMDPSGTPSDDPSGPDDPDPSDPDPTDPTPTPTKTSPSPTPSGSSSPPPTSGSPSPSSTPPVVPPPPDTASMSAPATPSSPASASMSPSQSPSPSTDGTSIAPPVI is encoded by the coding sequence ATGTACCCGACCGACCCGACCGACCCGACCCGTTCGGCGGACCGACGTCCGGCCGGTGAGCTTCCCGCAGGCCCCGCCCACGCGGCACACCCGGCCGGCGGAGACGGCACGGGCCCCGCCGACCCCGCCCGTGCCGAGCGCGCCGACGAACGGCCCGCCGAGACCACCGGCGCCGACCGGCTGTCCCCGTGGCTCACACAGCCCGCCCCCGCCCGCACCGTCGAGCTGATCTCCGGCGACTTCCTCATCACCGTCAACCCGGTCGACGGCAGCGAGATCGAGCCCTGCCCGCCCGGCTCGCAGCCGCCCGCCCCGGTCCGGCTCGGCGCCGACGAACGCGCAGAGCTGCGCCGCGCCGGCCGCCCGCCCATACCGCCGGGCCCCGGCGCGCCCCCGCTCCCGCTGCTGGAACGCCGCGACGAGCGCGACCGGCTCGTCGCGCTGCTGGGCCGGGGACGCTCCGTACGCCTCACCGGATCGGCGGGTTCGGGCCGTACCGCGCTGCTCGAAGCCGTCGCCGCCGACTGCGAGACCCTCGCGCCGGACGGTGTCGTACGGCTCTCCGGCCACCACCGCACCGTCACGGAGCTGCTGTACGAGCTGTACGCGGCGGTCTTCCGCTCCCCGCTGCACCGCCCCGACCGCGCCGGGCTGCGCGACCTGGTCCGGGGCATCGGCGCCGTCGTCGTCGTGGACGACCTGGAGTTCGGCGGCGACACGCTGGACGAACTCCTCGAAGCGGCACCCGAATGCGCCTTCCTCCTCGCGGTCACCCCCGACGTGGACGCCCCCATATCGCGCTCGCCCCTCGAAGAGGTGCTGCTCGGCGGCCTCGGCCGCGCCGCCTCCCTCGACCTGCTGGAACGCGCCACGGGCCGCCCGCTGACCGATGAGGAGGCCAACTGGGCCGGTGACCTCTGGTTCGAGTCCGAGGGCCTGCCGCAGCGCTTCGTCCAGGCCGGGGCGCTGCTGCGCGGGCGGGACCGGCTGCGCGCGGGCCCGGACGCGTACGAGGCGGACGGGGTCCTCGTCCACGAACTGGCGGAGCCCGCGTACGACCGGGGGCCGGGCGACGGCCCCGCCGGGTTCGCCGCCGACGGGTACGACGTACCGGCGCCGCTGCCGACCCTCGGCGAGGGCGCCGCGCCCGCCGGGCTGCTCGCCTCCCGGCTCGGCGACGCCGCGCGGGAGACGCTGCGCTTCGCCGTCGCGCTCGGCGGCGAGGTGCCGCACCAGGCGCATCTGCCGGCCCTCGTCGGTGACACGCACGCGGACGCGGCCGTCGGCGAACTGATGAGTTCCGGCCTGCTCTCCCCGGTCGGCGCCCGCTACCGGCTCGCCGCCGGGGCGGTCGCCCAACTGGAGGCGGAGGGGTACGGCGAGGGGGCCACCGCCCGCGCGCACACCGCCGTCCAGCACTTCACCTGGTGGGCCGGGCACCCGTCCGTCACCCCGCGACGCGCCTCCACGGAGGCCGACGCGCTGCTCGCCGCGCTGACGCCCCTGCTGTCCAGCGGCGAGGCCGGCCACGCGAGCGCCGCCGTCCTGCTGGCCAGGGCCGCGGCGCCCGCCTTCATGGCGGGCCTGCACTGGGGCGCCTGGGAGCGCGCGCTGCGCGCCGGCCAGGAGGCGGCCAGGATCGCCGGGGAGGTCGCCGAAGAGGCGTACTTCCACCACGAGTTGGGCATTCTCGCGCTCTGCGTCGGCAGCCTGGACCGGGCCCGCGCCGAACTGGAGACCTCCATCAGCATGCGCGGGGCCGTGGCCGACCGGCGGGGCACGCTCTCCGGCCGCCGGGCACTCGCGCTGGTCACCGACCGGGAGCAGGGCAACACCCCGGCCGTCTTCCTCGCGGCCGACTACGAACCCCCGGCGTCGCCCGCGCGCGGGACGTCGATGGTCGTCCCCGTCCTGCGGCAGCCGTCCCCGGACGAGCGGCTGACCCTGGTGACACGCCGCGACGGCCCCCGGGCGATCGGCGGCGCGCCGCGCGGTTCCGCCGGGCGCCGCCGTCCGGTGCTGGGCGGCGCCCGCCGCAACCTGGTCGCCGCGGGCGCGGGCGCGGTGCTCGCCGCCGTACTGGGCACGGTCGTCACGCTCGGGGCCACCGGCAACGACACCTCGCCGACGGACCGGGTGCAGACCGACCGGTCGACGGACGACGAGGGCACCGGCGACTACGACGCCGGGACACCGACGGACGCGAGCACCAAGCGTCCGGCCGAACCGGGCAGCGTCCCCGTCAAGGCGGGCCGCTCGACCACCCCGTCCCCGAGCACGAGCGGCGCCACCGAGTCCATGGACCCCTCGGGCACGCCGTCCGACGACCCCTCGGGCCCGGACGACCCGGACCCCTCGGACCCGGACCCGACGGATCCGACCCCCACCCCGACGAAGACGTCGCCGAGCCCGACCCCCTCGGGCTCCAGCTCGCCCCCGCCGACGTCCGGGTCCCCGTCGCCCTCCTCGACCCCGCCCGTCGTCCCGCCGCCCCCGGACACGGCGTCGATGAGCGCCCCGGCGACCCCCTCGTCCCCGGCGTCGGCGTCCATGTCGCCGTCACAGTCACCGTCACCGTCGACGGACGGCACGTCCATCGCTCCGCCGGTGATCTGA
- a CDS encoding LAETG motif-containing sortase-dependent surface protein, translated as MQTPPYRRRVSRSAIATLGAAGLVALGAAPAAVGDEAPPSLVLGEIEPITGVTPGSPVDLPVVVVNKGTTTVDKVWIKYTATRGLAFPEVPSNCLKQYVGAYDEMPERWIAICAFDQAVKPGVAYTPRKPFAVEAEKHAFDDEMWVSVTDYEPSPDENSTPLPGTAPEIELVESPTGGTGSSADRFRVPVTSVNTADYEVTGAALRGKAGDTVTMKVTFTNTGPGWVWSRPGTPWTSVLVTLPAGTSVVKPDFYCKPKGKVYNCGLTTRPTEHLETATFTFTLRIDKKVAGARGSVALSNRTLPFDPDKANDTAPITLEVTGGESGGTGGSTGGSDGGSTSGSTGGSTGGSDGGSGSTSGSGGGSTGSTGSTGGPSSAGGAGTATTGGNLAATGTSSATLPIAGAAAVAAVAGAGTVLVVRRRARQHS; from the coding sequence ATGCAGACCCCGCCGTACCGACGCCGCGTCTCCCGTTCCGCGATCGCCACCCTCGGTGCCGCCGGGCTCGTCGCGCTGGGCGCCGCTCCCGCCGCCGTGGGCGACGAGGCGCCGCCCTCCCTCGTCCTCGGAGAGATCGAGCCGATCACCGGAGTGACACCGGGGAGCCCGGTCGATCTGCCGGTCGTCGTGGTGAACAAGGGCACCACGACCGTCGACAAGGTGTGGATCAAGTACACCGCCACCCGGGGTCTCGCCTTCCCGGAGGTTCCCTCCAACTGCCTGAAGCAGTACGTCGGTGCGTACGACGAGATGCCCGAGCGGTGGATCGCGATCTGCGCGTTCGACCAGGCGGTGAAGCCGGGCGTCGCCTACACACCCCGGAAGCCGTTCGCCGTCGAGGCGGAGAAGCACGCCTTCGACGACGAGATGTGGGTGAGCGTCACGGACTACGAGCCGTCGCCGGACGAGAACAGCACTCCGCTTCCGGGCACCGCACCGGAGATCGAACTGGTCGAGTCGCCGACCGGGGGTACGGGGTCGTCCGCGGACCGGTTCAGGGTGCCCGTCACGTCGGTCAACACGGCCGACTACGAGGTGACGGGCGCGGCGCTGCGGGGGAAGGCCGGCGACACGGTGACGATGAAGGTGACCTTCACCAACACCGGCCCCGGCTGGGTCTGGTCGAGGCCGGGCACTCCGTGGACCTCCGTCCTGGTCACGCTGCCCGCCGGAACGTCGGTCGTCAAACCCGACTTCTACTGCAAGCCCAAGGGCAAGGTGTACAACTGCGGCCTGACGACCCGCCCGACGGAACACCTGGAGACGGCGACCTTCACCTTCACGTTGAGGATCGACAAGAAGGTGGCGGGCGCCAGGGGCTCGGTGGCGCTGAGCAACAGGACGCTGCCGTTCGACCCCGACAAGGCCAACGACACGGCGCCCATCACGCTGGAGGTCACCGGCGGGGAATCAGGCGGTACGGGCGGTTCGACCGGCGGCTCGGACGGTGGTTCGACAAGCGGGTCCACGGGCGGTTCGACCGGCGGCTCGGACGGCGGCTCCGGCTCGACCTCCGGGTCAGGCGGCGGCTCCACCGGCTCGACGGGCTCGACCGGCGGGCCGTCGTCGGCCGGCGGTGCCGGTACGGCCACGACCGGCGGCAACCTCGCGGCGACCGGCACCTCCTCGGCCACACTCCCGATCGCGGGCGCCGCCGCCGTGGCGGCCGTCGCGGGCGCGGGCACCGTCCTCGTGGTACGCCGCCGGGCGCGGCAGCACAGCTGA
- a CDS encoding helix-turn-helix domain-containing protein: MDDERPDVLTIGRLADRTGVAVRTLRFWSDEGAVPPVGRSASGYRLYDAGSVARVELVRTLRELGLGLDDVCRVLGGRTTVAEIAGAHVAALDARIRSLKVSRAVLSTVAQRGSTTEETALMNRLARLSAAERKQIIDEFKEEVFGGLDVGPRLRDRLHTFSVELPDDPTPDQVDAWIELAELVRDPGFRARLRTWMELNTPVPGQGRPPGASIWWARQAVQTVEEVRERGVAPEGPEAADILSALFGDADRAAVLRSLEAGIEAGAERYRGLVARVRGQDSSPDASEALEWLARALRAAERS, from the coding sequence ATGGACGACGAACGCCCCGACGTGCTCACCATCGGCCGGCTCGCGGACCGCACCGGAGTCGCGGTGCGCACCCTGCGCTTCTGGTCGGACGAGGGAGCGGTGCCGCCCGTGGGCCGCTCCGCGAGCGGCTATCGGCTGTACGACGCCGGGTCCGTGGCCCGCGTCGAACTGGTCCGCACCCTGAGGGAGCTGGGCCTGGGGCTCGACGACGTGTGCCGGGTGCTGGGCGGCCGGACCACGGTCGCCGAAATCGCCGGCGCGCACGTGGCCGCGCTCGACGCGCGGATCCGCTCGCTCAAGGTGAGCCGGGCCGTCCTGTCCACCGTCGCGCAACGTGGTTCCACCACTGAGGAGACCGCACTGATGAACCGGTTGGCCCGGCTGTCCGCCGCCGAACGCAAGCAGATCATCGACGAGTTCAAGGAGGAGGTGTTCGGCGGTCTCGACGTCGGGCCGCGCCTGCGGGACCGCCTGCACACGTTCAGCGTCGAACTGCCCGACGATCCCACACCCGATCAGGTCGACGCCTGGATCGAACTGGCCGAACTGGTGCGGGACCCCGGATTCCGCGCCCGGCTGCGCACGTGGATGGAGCTCAACACGCCCGTACCCGGGCAGGGCCGTCCCCCCGGGGCGTCCATCTGGTGGGCGAGGCAGGCCGTGCAGACCGTCGAGGAGGTCAGGGAACGCGGAGTCGCCCCCGAGGGACCGGAGGCGGCCGACATCCTGTCCGCGCTGTTCGGCGACGCCGATCGGGCCGCCGTGCTGCGTAGTCTGGAGGCCGGGATCGAGGCAGGGGCGGAGCGCTACCGCGGGCTCGTCGCGCGCGTGCGCGGGCAGGATTCGTCGCCCGACGCGTCCGAGGCGCTGGAGTGGCTGGCGCGGGCCCTGCGTGCCGCAGAGCGTTCCTGA
- a CDS encoding glycosyltransferase, with amino-acid sequence MRSRLLTAAVLATALSAASVLVTVPSAVAAQRSSCDYKVVWPTAGVYNSPNPNSVIVKTKQAGDIVGSPGPGCEYGSYVDGANNVFTYARVSTDAAPDGEGWMRYEALVRV; translated from the coding sequence ATGCGCTCAAGGCTTCTTACCGCCGCGGTCCTTGCCACCGCACTCTCCGCCGCCAGTGTGCTCGTGACCGTGCCGAGCGCCGTCGCGGCGCAGCGGTCCAGTTGCGACTACAAGGTCGTGTGGCCCACGGCCGGCGTGTACAACAGCCCGAACCCCAACAGCGTGATCGTGAAGACCAAGCAGGCCGGTGACATCGTCGGCTCACCCGGCCCCGGCTGCGAATACGGCTCGTACGTCGACGGGGCGAACAACGTGTTCACCTACGCGCGCGTCAGCACCGACGCGGCGCCCGACGGCGAGGGCTGGATGCGCTACGAGGCGCTCGTCCGCGTCTGA
- a CDS encoding STAS domain-containing protein: protein MYIRGDHAEVVVEGRLDVRSAADARTVLHSAVDDGSGDLVLDLSGLESWDATGLGVIMGAHRRAGRCGRRLVLRGVPAQMQRLLVATRLHRILAIEGGIAAESLPRV, encoded by the coding sequence ATGTACATCAGGGGCGACCACGCCGAGGTGGTCGTCGAGGGCCGCCTCGACGTCCGGAGCGCGGCGGACGCCCGTACGGTCCTGCACTCGGCCGTCGACGACGGATCCGGCGACCTCGTGCTCGATCTGAGCGGACTCGAATCCTGGGACGCCACGGGCCTCGGCGTCATCATGGGCGCACACAGACGGGCCGGCCGGTGCGGGCGCAGGCTCGTGCTGCGCGGGGTCCCGGCGCAGATGCAGCGACTGCTGGTGGCCACGCGGCTGCACCGCATCCTCGCCATCGAGGGCGGGATCGCAGCAGAATCGCTTCCGCGCGTCTGA
- a CDS encoding 3-hydroxyacyl-CoA dehydrogenase family protein gives MARKLAVIGAGLMGSGIAQVSAQAGWDVVLRDVTDEALTRGKDAIRASYAKFVAKGRLEEADADAALARITTTTDLDAAADADIVVEAVFEKLDIKHEIFRALDKLVRDDTVLASNTSAIPITKIAAVTGRPERVVGAHFFSPVPMMNLCELVRGYKTSDETLATTREFAESVGKTCIVVNRDVAGFVTTRLITALVVEAAKLNESGVATAEDIDIACRLGFGHAMGPLATADLTGVDILLHAADNIYTESQDEKFAAPELMRRMVDAGDIGRKSGQGFYKH, from the coding sequence GTGGCCAGGAAGCTCGCCGTCATCGGAGCCGGTCTCATGGGGTCCGGAATCGCGCAGGTCTCGGCCCAGGCGGGCTGGGACGTCGTTCTGCGGGACGTCACGGACGAGGCCCTGACCCGTGGCAAGGACGCGATCCGCGCCTCGTACGCCAAGTTCGTCGCCAAGGGCAGACTCGAAGAGGCGGACGCGGACGCCGCGCTCGCCCGGATCACCACGACCACCGACCTGGACGCGGCGGCGGACGCCGACATCGTCGTCGAGGCCGTCTTCGAGAAGCTCGACATCAAGCACGAGATCTTCCGGGCGCTCGACAAGCTCGTACGTGACGACACCGTCCTCGCCTCCAACACCTCGGCCATCCCGATCACCAAGATCGCCGCGGTGACCGGGCGCCCCGAGCGCGTCGTGGGCGCGCACTTCTTCTCGCCGGTACCGATGATGAACCTCTGCGAACTGGTACGCGGCTACAAGACCAGCGACGAAACCCTCGCCACCACACGGGAGTTCGCCGAATCGGTCGGCAAGACCTGCATCGTCGTCAACCGTGACGTCGCGGGCTTCGTCACCACCCGCCTGATCACCGCCCTGGTGGTCGAGGCCGCCAAGCTCAACGAGTCGGGCGTCGCCACGGCCGAGGACATCGACATCGCGTGCAGACTCGGCTTCGGCCACGCCATGGGTCCGCTCGCCACCGCCGACCTCACGGGCGTCGACATCCTGCTCCACGCGGCCGACAACATCTACACCGAGTCGCAGGACGAGAAGTTCGCGGCGCCGGAACTGATGCGCCGGATGGTGGACGCCGGTGACATCGGGCGCAAGAGCGGGCAGGGCTTCTACAAGCACTGA
- a CDS encoding cob(I)yrinic acid a,c-diamide adenosyltransferase: MVNLTRIYTRTGDKGTTALGDMSRTAKTDPRIAAYADANEANAALGTAIALGQLRDDIVKVLVRVQNDLFDVGADLSTPVVEAPEYPPLRVEQSYVDKLEADCDRFLEEVEKLRSFILPGGTAGAALLHQACTVVRRAERSTWAAFETHGDVMNPLTATYLNRLSDLLFILARVANKEVGDVLWVPGGER; the protein is encoded by the coding sequence ATGGTCAATCTGACGCGTATCTACACCCGTACCGGCGACAAGGGCACCACCGCGCTCGGTGACATGAGCCGGACCGCCAAGACCGATCCGAGGATCGCGGCCTACGCCGACGCCAACGAGGCGAACGCCGCCCTCGGTACGGCGATCGCGCTCGGGCAGTTGCGGGACGACATCGTGAAGGTCCTCGTCCGGGTGCAGAACGACCTCTTCGACGTGGGCGCCGACCTGTCCACCCCCGTGGTCGAGGCGCCGGAGTACCCGCCGCTGCGGGTCGAGCAGTCGTACGTCGACAAACTGGAGGCGGACTGCGACCGGTTCCTGGAGGAGGTCGAGAAGCTGCGGAGCTTCATCCTGCCGGGCGGTACGGCGGGGGCGGCGCTGCTGCACCAGGCGTGCACCGTCGTACGGCGCGCGGAGCGCTCGACGTGGGCGGCGTTCGAGACGCACGGGGACGTCATGAACCCGCTGACGGCGACGTATCTCAACCGGCTCTCCGACCTCCTGTTCATCCTGGCCAGGGTGGCCAACAAGGAGGTCGGAGACGTGCTGTGGGTGCCGGGCGGCGAGCGCTAG
- a CDS encoding sensor histidine kinase, whose protein sequence is MQRALGRRVEVPARGDVFDGGVSVVARPHREDVLIAVAGLVGGLLLWAVGLHTQGARPLPDGWVPLPVVALAGAELVRRSMPRTALLVAVLALVLDQFTRGSVATIAMFTDIVYAAVLYGSPSAARRIPWGTALLTVLVTVVGVSWLRSPEGLLLGVVTGAVTIAPATTGVLVRNHRDAAEAARLRAEQTALLAELDRTQAVAAERARMARELHDLVANHLSAIAIHSTAALSLDDARTTRDALKVIRENSVAGLDEMRRLIGLLREAGGEREPAPAPTLGALDALLEQARTNGAGSGLSFALEDRRGAEPAGGGAAALPAPVEMAAYRIVQESLTNALKHAPGGAVTVRLGVDRDRRRRALWVEVVSPYGDRPGPRAPGSGAGLVGMRERVALLDGVFEAGPEPADDTGRDGTAGGSGTGAGSGKIWRVRAELPVGEGNGTS, encoded by the coding sequence ATGCAGCGGGCGCTCGGCCGCCGTGTGGAGGTGCCCGCGCGCGGTGACGTGTTTGATGGTGGGGTGAGCGTCGTTGCGCGCCCGCACCGCGAGGACGTCCTGATCGCGGTCGCCGGCCTGGTGGGCGGCCTGCTGCTGTGGGCGGTCGGGCTCCACACCCAGGGCGCGCGCCCGCTGCCCGACGGCTGGGTCCCGCTGCCCGTCGTCGCCCTCGCGGGGGCCGAGCTGGTGCGCCGGAGCATGCCCCGTACGGCCCTGCTGGTCGCCGTCCTGGCGCTGGTCCTCGACCAGTTCACCCGGGGCAGTGTGGCGACCATCGCCATGTTCACCGACATCGTGTACGCGGCGGTGCTGTACGGGAGCCCGTCCGCCGCCCGGCGCATCCCCTGGGGGACGGCGCTGCTGACGGTCCTGGTGACCGTGGTGGGGGTGAGCTGGCTGCGCTCGCCCGAGGGGCTGCTGCTGGGCGTGGTGACCGGGGCCGTCACCATCGCGCCGGCCACCACCGGAGTCCTGGTGCGCAACCACCGCGACGCCGCCGAGGCCGCCCGGCTGCGGGCCGAACAGACCGCGCTGCTGGCCGAGTTGGACCGTACGCAGGCGGTGGCCGCCGAGCGCGCGCGGATGGCCCGCGAGCTGCACGACCTGGTCGCCAACCATCTGTCGGCCATCGCGATCCACTCCACCGCCGCGCTGTCCCTGGACGACGCGCGCACCACGAGGGACGCCCTGAAGGTGATCCGCGAGAACAGCGTCGCCGGGCTGGACGAGATGCGGCGGCTGATCGGGCTGCTGCGGGAGGCGGGCGGTGAGCGGGAGCCCGCCCCGGCGCCGACGCTGGGGGCGCTCGACGCGCTGCTGGAGCAGGCGCGGACCAACGGCGCGGGCAGCGGGCTCTCGTTCGCGCTGGAGGACCGGCGGGGTGCGGAGCCGGCGGGCGGCGGGGCGGCGGCGCTGCCCGCGCCGGTCGAGATGGCGGCGTACCGGATCGTCCAGGAGTCCCTGACCAACGCGCTGAAGCACGCGCCGGGCGGCGCGGTGACGGTGCGGCTGGGCGTGGACCGGGACCGGAGGCGGCGCGCGCTGTGGGTGGAGGTGGTCAGCCCGTACGGGGACCGGCCCGGCCCCCGCGCGCCGGGCTCGGGCGCCGGGCTGGTCGGGATGCGGGAGCGGGTCGCGCTGCTGGACGGCGTGTTCGAGGCGGGGCCGGAGCCGGCGGACGACACCGGCCGCGACGGCACCGCAGGCGGGAGCGGCACCGGTGCCGGGAGCGGGAAGATCTGGCGGGTACGGGCGGAGCTGCCCGTCGGCGAGGGGAACGGCACGTCATGA
- a CDS encoding response regulator transcription factor codes for MTIRVLVAEDQSAVRAGLVLILRSAPEIEVVGEAGDGEEAVRLARELRPDLVLMDIQMPRLDGVSATRRVVEEKLADVLVLTTFDLDEYVFGALRAGASGFLLKNTEARELIEAVRTVARGEGLIASAVTRRLIAEFASPSGARSPDAPDPAVLDVLTRREREVLSGLRDGLSNAEIAARLDMAGATVKTHVSRLLGKLDLRSRAQAAVLARELGV; via the coding sequence ATGACGATCCGGGTGCTGGTGGCCGAGGACCAGTCGGCGGTGCGCGCGGGGCTGGTGCTGATCCTGCGCAGCGCGCCGGAGATCGAGGTCGTGGGCGAGGCGGGGGACGGCGAGGAGGCCGTACGGCTGGCCCGTGAGCTGCGCCCCGACCTGGTGCTGATGGACATTCAGATGCCGCGCCTGGACGGGGTGTCGGCGACCCGGCGGGTGGTGGAGGAGAAGCTGGCCGACGTCCTCGTCCTGACGACGTTCGATCTGGACGAGTACGTCTTCGGGGCGCTGCGGGCGGGCGCGTCCGGTTTCCTGCTGAAGAACACCGAGGCGCGGGAGCTGATCGAGGCGGTACGGACGGTGGCGCGCGGCGAGGGCCTGATCGCGTCGGCCGTGACGCGCCGGCTGATCGCGGAGTTCGCGTCTCCGTCCGGCGCACGGTCGCCGGACGCGCCGGATCCGGCGGTGCTGGACGTACTCACCCGGCGGGAGCGCGAGGTGCTGTCGGGTCTGCGTGACGGGCTGTCGAACGCGGAGATCGCGGCGCGTCTCGACATGGCCGGGGCGACGGTCAAGACGCACGTCAGCAGGCTGCTGGGCAAGCTCGACCTGCGCAGCCGGGCCCAGGCGGCCGTGCTGGCACGGGAGTTGGGAGTCTGA